In a genomic window of Pokkaliibacter sp. MBI-7:
- a CDS encoding HAD-IIB family hydrolase, with the protein MMRPGGLPETLPFLPRYLFTDVDDTLTWQGRLPAETYSAMENLQQAGVKIIPVTGACSGWCDCMIRTWPIAAVIGENGAFWIQKDQQGRLQQRFRLPFSERSQNRSQLEQLIENIARELPQARLTQDHPYRLTDIAYDIGQDERLANSDLDRLLALIRLSPASVRVSSIHVNIWMGAYDKASSALAWLEQEQHLSHEKALAQSIFIGDSPNDANMFSVFPHTVGVANIQRFLTTLNPPPRYITFNPGGYGFVELADTVLRSL; encoded by the coding sequence ATGATGAGACCAGGAGGGTTGCCGGAGACTCTGCCCTTTTTGCCTCGTTACCTGTTCACTGATGTGGACGACACCCTGACGTGGCAGGGCCGCCTGCCCGCTGAGACTTACTCCGCGATGGAAAACCTGCAGCAGGCAGGCGTGAAAATTATCCCTGTGACCGGCGCCTGCTCTGGATGGTGCGACTGCATGATTCGCACCTGGCCTATTGCCGCTGTAATAGGTGAAAACGGCGCATTCTGGATTCAGAAGGATCAGCAGGGGCGCCTGCAGCAGCGCTTCCGCTTACCCTTTTCAGAGCGCTCCCAGAATCGATCACAGCTTGAACAACTGATCGAGAATATTGCCAGAGAGTTACCCCAGGCCAGACTGACCCAGGATCATCCTTATCGGTTGACGGATATTGCATACGATATTGGTCAGGATGAACGGCTCGCCAATAGCGATTTAGACAGGCTACTCGCACTCATTCGTCTTTCACCAGCGTCAGTAAGAGTCAGCTCGATTCACGTCAATATCTGGATGGGAGCCTATGACAAAGCCTCCAGTGCGCTGGCCTGGCTAGAGCAGGAACAGCATTTGAGTCACGAAAAAGCACTGGCGCAGAGCATATTCATCGGCGACTCACCCAATGATGCCAACATGTTTTCGGTCTTCCCTCACACGGTAGGCGTCGCCAATATCCAGCGTTTCCTGACTACACTCAATCCACCACCGCGCTATATCACCTTTAACCCCGGTGGATACGGGTTTGTCGAACTGGCAGATACTGTTCTGCGGAGTCTGTAG
- a CDS encoding ketol-acid reductoisomerase produces the protein MDTSHQSATKASIAPFAVTILGTALFLAMAGCAPQQKAVTTALSSPMSLEKALVEPAQVEEAIGLEKQLNSRTDEAIPSGENWFKVLPGTIPVIITAPHATRPWREGKRRFSDGGGTASLAVLLHELTGATVIYTTYEGPSDPNYYDDNAFKEQLAQLIALNKPRMVLDIHGSHAYRSYDVDVGTMNGESLQGEDKLLSDLVQRLHQDGIFSLSGNRFPAAKNATITRFSHQHGVPAIQLEINSTYVMPSSGNLEAQRFSRLAQALARYIQDISH, from the coding sequence ATGGATACTTCACATCAATCCGCCACGAAGGCATCAATAGCGCCATTCGCCGTTACGATACTGGGCACAGCGTTATTTCTGGCAATGGCAGGCTGCGCTCCGCAGCAAAAGGCGGTTACCACCGCGCTGTCTTCACCCATGTCGCTGGAAAAAGCGCTGGTTGAACCGGCACAGGTGGAAGAGGCCATCGGGCTGGAGAAACAGCTCAACAGTCGCACCGATGAAGCCATTCCCTCTGGCGAAAACTGGTTCAAAGTACTGCCGGGCACCATTCCCGTCATCATCACCGCCCCTCATGCCACACGGCCCTGGCGAGAAGGGAAAAGACGTTTTTCTGACGGGGGAGGTACAGCATCGCTGGCAGTACTGCTGCATGAGCTGACGGGCGCAACTGTCATCTACACCACGTACGAGGGGCCTTCAGACCCCAACTATTACGACGACAACGCATTTAAGGAACAACTGGCACAGCTCATCGCCCTTAACAAGCCCCGTATGGTGCTGGATATTCACGGTAGCCATGCTTACCGCTCTTACGATGTGGATGTTGGCACAATGAATGGAGAATCCCTGCAGGGTGAAGATAAGCTGCTGTCAGACCTGGTTCAGCGCTTGCATCAGGACGGCATTTTCAGCCTTTCGGGTAACCGTTTTCCTGCTGCAAAAAACGCTACCATCACCCGCTTCAGCCATCAGCATGGTGTACCTGCTATCCAACTGGAGATCAACTCCACCTATGTCATGCCTTCTTCAGGCAATCTTGAGGCGCAGCGCTTTTCAAGACTGGCTCAGGCGCTGGCTCGCTACATACAGGACATCAGCCACTGA
- a CDS encoding DeoR/GlpR family DNA-binding transcription regulator produces the protein MGLSSRQKKILDWLQQTGGTLSSGTITEAFGVSAQTIRKDLNELSDQGLVKRVHGGITLPTTNRNLSFSNRQVMNLGAKQAIAKAIVDSLPEGSSVFLGIGTTPQQIALAMVDHPGLIVVTNNLNVALTLCHNPRIETLLAGGRVRPDDQDIMGEDTTRFFRRFRINYGIFGVGGIGADGTLVDFSPEESHLSQSIIANSEKRILVADASKYLRNAPVISSHLNEVDEFFTDYLPAPLRALCETESVPVIECLPQSELASSLSTAE, from the coding sequence ATGGGGTTGTCTTCTAGACAAAAAAAGATTCTGGACTGGTTACAACAGACGGGTGGAACACTTTCCAGCGGTACTATTACCGAAGCCTTCGGCGTCTCCGCGCAGACCATACGCAAAGATCTCAATGAATTAAGCGATCAGGGTCTGGTCAAGCGTGTACACGGTGGCATTACCCTGCCCACTACGAACCGCAACCTGTCTTTCAGTAATCGTCAGGTTATGAATCTGGGTGCCAAACAGGCTATTGCCAAGGCAATAGTAGACAGCCTGCCGGAAGGTTCCAGCGTATTTCTCGGCATCGGTACTACACCCCAGCAGATTGCGCTGGCCATGGTAGATCACCCCGGCCTGATCGTTGTGACCAACAACCTCAACGTCGCCCTCACCCTTTGCCACAACCCTCGCATCGAAACCTTGCTGGCCGGCGGCAGAGTACGTCCGGATGACCAGGACATCATGGGCGAAGACACCACTCGCTTCTTTCGACGATTCCGCATCAACTATGGCATTTTCGGCGTTGGGGGAATCGGTGCCGACGGCACACTGGTCGACTTCTCTCCTGAAGAGTCGCATCTGTCTCAATCCATTATCGCCAACAGCGAGAAACGTATTCTGGTCGCCGATGCCAGCAAATATTTGCGCAATGCACCGGTGATCAGCAGTCATCTGAACGAAGTGGACGAGTTTTTTACCGACTATCTGCCCGCCCCGCTACGCGCCCTGTGTGAGACTGAATCCGTGCCAGTGATTGAATGCCTGCCACAATCCGAGCTGGCCTCCTCGCTTTCAACTGCTGAATGA
- a CDS encoding endonuclease/exonuclease/phosphatase family protein has product MKILTWNIQCGLGCDGQIRLDRIIEEAKAFAADVLCLQEVARHFPEYCHAQQPDQLSAITEAFTDYVPFWGAAINWPGEGGSRREFGNLTLVRQPLALDGRIHTLPMPPAHGVKQMPRCAVEAIVQIPESTRSLRIINTHLAFHSQAERRAQIGYLLDWEHSIRQWNEAPCATAQGSYQFPPRPLASMLCGDLNLAETSDDYQWLLQQRFWLDAWHLLHPESAHAPTCGVHDADQWPEGPHCRDFALVSEALASWIKAIEVDITTASSDHQPLLVTLA; this is encoded by the coding sequence ATGAAGATTCTTACCTGGAATATCCAATGTGGTCTCGGTTGCGACGGGCAAATCAGACTGGATCGCATCATTGAAGAGGCGAAAGCCTTTGCTGCCGATGTGCTGTGCCTGCAAGAAGTGGCAAGACACTTTCCCGAGTACTGCCATGCGCAGCAACCAGACCAGTTATCAGCCATCACTGAAGCTTTCACTGACTATGTGCCATTTTGGGGAGCGGCCATCAACTGGCCGGGCGAAGGTGGCAGCAGGCGCGAATTTGGTAACCTCACACTGGTGCGCCAGCCTCTGGCTCTGGATGGCCGCATCCATACTCTGCCTATGCCACCCGCCCACGGCGTCAAGCAGATGCCACGCTGTGCAGTGGAAGCCATAGTGCAAATACCCGAATCAACCCGATCACTGCGGATCATTAACACTCATCTGGCATTCCATAGCCAGGCCGAACGTCGGGCACAGATTGGCTATCTGCTTGATTGGGAGCACAGCATCAGGCAGTGGAACGAAGCTCCCTGTGCCACTGCTCAGGGCTCCTATCAATTTCCTCCCCGACCGCTGGCCAGCATGTTGTGTGGCGATCTGAACCTTGCCGAGACCAGTGACGACTACCAATGGCTGCTACAGCAGCGTTTCTGGCTGGATGCCTGGCATCTGCTGCACCCGGAAAGCGCACACGCCCCTACCTGTGGTGTTCATGATGCTGACCAATGGCCTGAAGGCCCGCATTGCCGTGACTTTGCCCTGGTCAGTGAAGCTCTGGCCAGCTGGATCAAGGCCATTGAAGTCGATATCACGACAGCCAGCTCCGATCACCAACCCCTGCTGGTCACCTTGGCCTGA
- a CDS encoding Lrp/AsnC family transcriptional regulator has product MSFLPFDQFDRLILAELQQDGRIKNQLLADRVGLSPAACWRRVKALEEQGVIRKYTALLDPQALDQGLCVLVTVTLLRHSADAGREFEEAIVQFPEVLQCYAVTGNSDYLLRIVVPDMATYDRFLNQKLFSMPGISQVHSNFALREVKNETSMPMQRAMSSVSG; this is encoded by the coding sequence ATGTCGTTTTTGCCCTTTGATCAATTTGACCGCCTAATACTAGCGGAATTGCAGCAGGATGGCCGCATAAAAAATCAGTTGCTGGCAGACCGGGTCGGGCTGTCTCCTGCTGCCTGCTGGCGCCGCGTCAAAGCGCTGGAAGAGCAGGGAGTGATCCGCAAGTACACGGCTCTGCTTGACCCTCAGGCGCTGGACCAGGGGCTCTGTGTTCTGGTAACGGTCACTTTGTTACGTCACTCAGCCGATGCCGGCCGGGAGTTTGAGGAGGCCATCGTACAGTTCCCCGAAGTCCTGCAATGCTATGCCGTGACTGGCAATTCCGATTATCTGCTGCGTATCGTGGTACCTGACATGGCGACCTATGATCGCTTTCTGAATCAGAAGCTGTTCAGCATGCCAGGTATCTCTCAAGTGCATTCCAATTTCGCGCTACGTGAGGTCAAGAATGAAACCAGCATGCCTATGCAGCGCGCCATGTCTTCTGTCAGTGGCTGA
- the tal gene encoding transaldolase: MATLLQQLSNVTTVVADTGDLAAIQAFQPIDATTNPSLVLKAMGQPLAESLISTAVAWAKQQGGDQATLLDNTADKLVVSLGMEILKHIPGRVSTEVDARLSFDTEKTLTKARKLIKLYEDAGIGRERVLIKIASTWEGIKAAEILEKEGINCNLTLLFSFAQARACAESGVFLISPFVGRILDWFKKQNPGTDYAPEEEPGVVSVSDIFNYYKRHGYHTIVMGASFRNIGEIIALAGCDRLTISPNLLEELSASEGDLQVRLHAQAASADKPQALSEAEFRWLHNEDAMATEKLAEGIRLFAVDQNKLEKMLSERLVG; this comes from the coding sequence ATGGCTACGCTTCTGCAACAACTGAGTAACGTTACCACTGTCGTCGCCGATACCGGTGACCTTGCAGCTATTCAGGCTTTCCAGCCAATCGATGCCACCACCAATCCATCTCTGGTACTCAAGGCCATGGGCCAGCCACTGGCTGAGTCGCTGATCAGCACCGCTGTTGCCTGGGCCAAGCAGCAGGGTGGTGATCAGGCTACCCTGCTGGACAATACCGCCGACAAACTGGTGGTCAGCCTTGGTATGGAAATCCTCAAGCACATCCCGGGCCGTGTTTCTACCGAAGTGGATGCCCGCCTTTCCTTTGATACCGAGAAAACACTGACCAAGGCTCGTAAGCTGATCAAGCTTTATGAAGACGCTGGCATCGGCCGTGAGCGTGTGCTGATCAAGATTGCTTCTACATGGGAAGGCATCAAAGCGGCTGAGATTCTGGAAAAGGAAGGTATCAACTGCAACCTGACCCTGCTGTTCAGCTTTGCGCAGGCGCGTGCCTGTGCTGAATCGGGCGTATTTCTGATCTCTCCGTTTGTTGGCCGCATTCTGGACTGGTTCAAGAAGCAAAACCCTGGCACCGACTACGCACCTGAAGAAGAGCCTGGTGTCGTCTCTGTCAGTGATATCTTTAACTACTATAAGCGTCATGGTTATCACACCATCGTCATGGGCGCGAGCTTCCGTAACATCGGGGAAATCATTGCGCTGGCAGGCTGTGATCGCCTGACTATCAGCCCCAACCTGCTCGAAGAGCTATCAGCCAGTGAAGGTGATCTTCAGGTACGTCTGCACGCTCAGGCTGCCAGTGCCGACAAACCCCAGGCTTTGTCAGAGGCTGAGTTCCGCTGGCTGCACAACGAAGATGCTATGGCCACTGAAAAGCTGGCTGAAGGCATTCGCCTGTTTGCTGTTGATCAGAACAAGCTGGAAAAAATGTTGAGTGAGCGTCTGGTTGGCTGA